The Lycium barbarum isolate Lr01 chromosome 12, ASM1917538v2, whole genome shotgun sequence genome includes a region encoding these proteins:
- the LOC132621226 gene encoding auxin response factor 3 isoform X2 yields the protein MFDLNTVDNDDVAPVSLDSPAATSSAASDLTSTTPAASASVCMELWHACAGPLISLPKKGSAVVYLPQGHLEHLSEYPSVAYNLPAHVFCRVVDVKLQADAGTDEVYAQVSLVPDNQQIEQKWRDGDIDADTEEEEIEGAGKSITPHMFCKTLTASDTSTHGGFSVPRRAAEDCFPPLDYRQQRPSQELVAKDLHGIEWKFRHIYRGQPRRHLLTTGWSAFVNKKKLVSGDAVLFLRTGDGELRLGVRRAAQAKTCSNYLAPYSQLLNVTGIVDAVNAISSRNAFNISYNPRGSSSDFIVPYHKFSKTLAHPFSAGMRFKMRVETEEAAEQRFTGLVVGVSDVDPVRWPGSKWRCLLVRWDDLDVSRHNRVSPWEIEPSGSAPVSSSLVMPSAKRTRVGFPISKADFPIPRDGIAVSDFGESSRFQKVLQGQEILGMHAPYGGLDAQSPRPGGLRCFPGFPSSGTSRMGNSIRPLLGDNDKSHESIGFSESLRFNKVLQGQEIFSNPPYGKGPAGSQMHEKSRSGIFVGIQVPSHGNRWSAPNQGNRTHYNPSTLVPASSPASVLTFQHPSAPASKYQGMFNHKHGRLETGTRASLDMSESCSRQLASGSHTEDISRKEGTQEISSFGFLKEQKQTGISYLSLGTQSSFKGNQNLVSMCKTSCRIFGFPLTDSKLSATRAENPAEDVYSHDLERTFLPSNDGKLQPGPPLMTNVAGTNFTKEHLACMFL from the exons ATGTTTGATCTAAACACTGTGGATAACGATGACGTGGCGCCGGTGTCATTGGATTCACCGGCGGCGACGTCATCGGCGGCTTCGGATTTGACGTCGACAACGCCGGCGGCGTCGGCGTCGGTGTGTATGGAGCTGTGGCATGCGTGTGCTGGACCGTTGATTTCGTTACCGAAGAAAGGAAGTGCTGTTGTGTACTTACCACAAGGTCACTTGGAACATCTCTCTGAGTATCCGTCCGTAGCATATAACCTCCCTGCTCACGTTTTCTGTCGCGTTGTTGATGTCAAGTTACAG GCGGATGCGGGGACTGATGAGGTTTATGCACAAGTCTCACTGGTTCCAGACAATCAG CAGATTGAGCAGAAATGGAGGGATGGAGACATTGATGCAGATACTGAAGAGGAGGAAATAGAAGGTGCTGGAAAATCAATAACACCACACATGTTCTGCAAGACTCTCACTGCTTCGGATACCAGCACTCACGGCGGTTTTTCTGTCCCTCGCCGGGCGGCAGAAGATTGCTTTCCTCCCTTG GATTACAGACAACAGAGGCCCTCACAAGAGCTGGTAGCCAAAGATCTGCATGGTATAGAGTGGAAATTTCGGCATATCTATCGGG GTCAGCCACGACGGCATCTGCTCACTACTGGATGGAGTGCATTTGTAAACAAGAAGAAGCTTGTCTCTGGTGATGCTGTGCTTTTCTTGAG GACTGGTGATGGAGAGCTTAGGCTAGGAGTGAGACGAGCTGCCCAAGCCAAAACATGTTCAAATTATCTGGCTCCCTATAGCCAGCTGTTGAATGTCACTGGTATTGTAGATGCGGTTAATGCCATATCTAGCAGAAATGCCTTCAACATTTCTTATAACCCAAG GGGTAGCTCATCTGACTTCATTGTACCTTACCACAAATTTTCAAAGACTCTTGCACATCCCTTTTCAGCTGGAATGAGGTTTAAGATGCGTGTTGAAACAGAAGAGGCAGCTGAGCAAAG GTTCACCGGACTTGTTGTTGGAGTCAGCGATGTAGATCCAGTTCGATGGCCTGGTTCGAAATGGAGGTGCCTATTG GTCAGATGGGATGATCTTGATGTTTCTAGACATAATAGGGTTTCTCCATGGGAGATTGAGCCATCTGGTTCAGCTCCTGTATCCAGCAGCTTGGTGATGCCTTCTGCAAAGAGGACCAGGGTTGGCTTTCCAATTTCAAAGGCAGATTTTCCAATTCCTAGAG ATGGAATTGCAGTATCAGACTTTGGGGAATCTTCTAGGTTCCAGAAGGTCTTGCAAGGTCAAGAAATTTTGGGGATGCATGCTCCTTATGGTGGACTTGATGCTCAGAGTCCTCGTCCAGGGGGGTTAAGATGCTTTCCTGGTTTTCCTAGTTCTGGGACATCTAGAATGGGAAACAGCATCAGACCGCTGCTTGGGGACAATGACAAGTCCCATGAAAGCATTGGCTTTAGTGAATCTCTTCGATTTAATAAGGTCTTGCAAGGTCAAGAAATTTTTTCAAACCCTCCTTATGGGAAAGGTCCAGCTGGTAGCCAGATGCATGAGAAAAGTAGAAGTGGTATTTTCGTCGGTATTCAGGTTCCAAGCCATGGAAACAGGTGGTCCGCTCCAAATCAGGGTAATCGCACTCACTACAATCCAAGTACTCTTGTCCCAGCATCATCACCAGCTTCTGTACTCACTTTTCAGCATCCAAGCGCTCCAGCTTCAAAGTACCAGGGTATGTTCAATCATAAACATGGGAGGCTTGAGACTGGCACCCGGGCTTCTTTAGATATGTCTGAGAGCTGTAGTAGGCAGCTCGCATCTGGCTCACATACTGAGGACATCAGTAGGAAGGAAGGTACTCAAGAAATCAGTTCTTTTGGTTTCTTAAAGGAGCAAAAGCAAACAGGAATTTCATATCTTTCTCTTGGGACACAGTCGTCATTCAAAGGCAATCAGAATTTAGTATCCATGTGTAAAACCAGTTGCAGGATCTTTGGATTCCCCTTGACCGACAGTAAACTAAGTGCAACTAGAGCGGAGAATCCCGCTGAAGATGTATATTCACATGATCTAGAAAGGACATTTCTCCCTTCCAATGATGGAAAGTTGCAGCCAGGGCCACCATTGATGACTAATGTTGCGGGAACAAATTTTACTAAA GAACATTTGGCGTGTATGTTCCTGTGA
- the LOC132621226 gene encoding auxin response factor 3 isoform X1, producing MFDLNTVDNDDVAPVSLDSPAATSSAASDLTSTTPAASASVCMELWHACAGPLISLPKKGSAVVYLPQGHLEHLSEYPSVAYNLPAHVFCRVVDVKLQADAGTDEVYAQVSLVPDNQQIEQKWRDGDIDADTEEEEIEGAGKSITPHMFCKTLTASDTSTHGGFSVPRRAAEDCFPPLDYRQQRPSQELVAKDLHGIEWKFRHIYRGQPRRHLLTTGWSAFVNKKKLVSGDAVLFLRTGDGELRLGVRRAAQAKTCSNYLAPYSQLLNVTGIVDAVNAISSRNAFNISYNPRGSSSDFIVPYHKFSKTLAHPFSAGMRFKMRVETEEAAEQRFTGLVVGVSDVDPVRWPGSKWRCLLVRWDDLDVSRHNRVSPWEIEPSGSAPVSSSLVMPSAKRTRVGFPISKADFPIPRDGIAVSDFGESSRFQKVLQGQEILGMHAPYGGLDAQSPRPGGLRCFPGFPSSGTSRMGNSIRPLLGDNDKSHESIGFSESLRFNKVLQGQEIFSNPPYGKGPAGSQMHEKSRSGIFVGIQVPSHGNRWSAPNQGNRTHYNPSTLVPASSPASVLTFQHPSAPASKYQGMFNHKHGRLETGTRASLDMSESCSRQLASGSHTEDISRKEGTQEISSFGFLKEQKQTGISYLSLGTQSSFKGNQNLVSMCKTSCRIFGFPLTDSKLSATRAENPAEDVYSHDLERTFLPSNDGKLQPGPPLMTNVAGTNFTKVNDLYAARDVLLDIAL from the exons ATGTTTGATCTAAACACTGTGGATAACGATGACGTGGCGCCGGTGTCATTGGATTCACCGGCGGCGACGTCATCGGCGGCTTCGGATTTGACGTCGACAACGCCGGCGGCGTCGGCGTCGGTGTGTATGGAGCTGTGGCATGCGTGTGCTGGACCGTTGATTTCGTTACCGAAGAAAGGAAGTGCTGTTGTGTACTTACCACAAGGTCACTTGGAACATCTCTCTGAGTATCCGTCCGTAGCATATAACCTCCCTGCTCACGTTTTCTGTCGCGTTGTTGATGTCAAGTTACAG GCGGATGCGGGGACTGATGAGGTTTATGCACAAGTCTCACTGGTTCCAGACAATCAG CAGATTGAGCAGAAATGGAGGGATGGAGACATTGATGCAGATACTGAAGAGGAGGAAATAGAAGGTGCTGGAAAATCAATAACACCACACATGTTCTGCAAGACTCTCACTGCTTCGGATACCAGCACTCACGGCGGTTTTTCTGTCCCTCGCCGGGCGGCAGAAGATTGCTTTCCTCCCTTG GATTACAGACAACAGAGGCCCTCACAAGAGCTGGTAGCCAAAGATCTGCATGGTATAGAGTGGAAATTTCGGCATATCTATCGGG GTCAGCCACGACGGCATCTGCTCACTACTGGATGGAGTGCATTTGTAAACAAGAAGAAGCTTGTCTCTGGTGATGCTGTGCTTTTCTTGAG GACTGGTGATGGAGAGCTTAGGCTAGGAGTGAGACGAGCTGCCCAAGCCAAAACATGTTCAAATTATCTGGCTCCCTATAGCCAGCTGTTGAATGTCACTGGTATTGTAGATGCGGTTAATGCCATATCTAGCAGAAATGCCTTCAACATTTCTTATAACCCAAG GGGTAGCTCATCTGACTTCATTGTACCTTACCACAAATTTTCAAAGACTCTTGCACATCCCTTTTCAGCTGGAATGAGGTTTAAGATGCGTGTTGAAACAGAAGAGGCAGCTGAGCAAAG GTTCACCGGACTTGTTGTTGGAGTCAGCGATGTAGATCCAGTTCGATGGCCTGGTTCGAAATGGAGGTGCCTATTG GTCAGATGGGATGATCTTGATGTTTCTAGACATAATAGGGTTTCTCCATGGGAGATTGAGCCATCTGGTTCAGCTCCTGTATCCAGCAGCTTGGTGATGCCTTCTGCAAAGAGGACCAGGGTTGGCTTTCCAATTTCAAAGGCAGATTTTCCAATTCCTAGAG ATGGAATTGCAGTATCAGACTTTGGGGAATCTTCTAGGTTCCAGAAGGTCTTGCAAGGTCAAGAAATTTTGGGGATGCATGCTCCTTATGGTGGACTTGATGCTCAGAGTCCTCGTCCAGGGGGGTTAAGATGCTTTCCTGGTTTTCCTAGTTCTGGGACATCTAGAATGGGAAACAGCATCAGACCGCTGCTTGGGGACAATGACAAGTCCCATGAAAGCATTGGCTTTAGTGAATCTCTTCGATTTAATAAGGTCTTGCAAGGTCAAGAAATTTTTTCAAACCCTCCTTATGGGAAAGGTCCAGCTGGTAGCCAGATGCATGAGAAAAGTAGAAGTGGTATTTTCGTCGGTATTCAGGTTCCAAGCCATGGAAACAGGTGGTCCGCTCCAAATCAGGGTAATCGCACTCACTACAATCCAAGTACTCTTGTCCCAGCATCATCACCAGCTTCTGTACTCACTTTTCAGCATCCAAGCGCTCCAGCTTCAAAGTACCAGGGTATGTTCAATCATAAACATGGGAGGCTTGAGACTGGCACCCGGGCTTCTTTAGATATGTCTGAGAGCTGTAGTAGGCAGCTCGCATCTGGCTCACATACTGAGGACATCAGTAGGAAGGAAGGTACTCAAGAAATCAGTTCTTTTGGTTTCTTAAAGGAGCAAAAGCAAACAGGAATTTCATATCTTTCTCTTGGGACACAGTCGTCATTCAAAGGCAATCAGAATTTAGTATCCATGTGTAAAACCAGTTGCAGGATCTTTGGATTCCCCTTGACCGACAGTAAACTAAGTGCAACTAGAGCGGAGAATCCCGCTGAAGATGTATATTCACATGATCTAGAAAGGACATTTCTCCCTTCCAATGATGGAAAGTTGCAGCCAGGGCCACCATTGATGACTAATGTTGCGGGAACAAATTTTACTAAAGTAAATGACCTCTATGCAGCAAGAGATGTGCTTCTTGATATTGCTCTGTAG
- the LOC132624558 gene encoding MLO-like protein 12, with amino-acid sequence MASSNSSSAITLETTPTWAVAVVCFILITISILIEHALHVLAKYFNKKRRKSLIQAIDNVKSELMLLGFISLLLTVLQKPIAKICIPKGAADTFLPCQSLTIDDEQEEPKCEQQGKKSLMSEAGVQQLQLLIFALAFFHILSCFLTFSLGTLKMRRWKLWEAETRTLDYQFSYGKLLHNSCRAHFAEGTEFDFQKYIRRALDKDFKVVVGISPWIWTFSVLFIFFNAYVFHSTYWLPFIPLVMLLLVGTKLQGIITKMCLDSNYKSSVVRGNLMARPDDQFFWFGKPKLLLHLMHFWPIILFQNSFQLAFFTWTTYKYGLNSCFHRKTVDIATRLVMGVLVYFLCGYVTLPLYALVTQMGTKITNSVLTDGMIRGLRRWQAKAKKKLAIRNNYLTQHSLDVSPSLFGSPDNSLSLDISPSFRTSLDGSALTETVNDEDIVAERQLQQHRKLGSFNGFQSSKFSEQH; translated from the exons ATGGCAAGTTCAAACAGCAGTAGTGCCATAACTTTGGAGACAACACCAACATGGGCTGTTGCTGTTGTGTGTTTCATTTTGATTACTATTTCCATTCTTATTGAACATGCCCTTCATGTCTTAGCTAAG TACTTCAACAAGAAGAGGAGGAAGTCTTTGATTCAAGCTATAGACAACGTCAAATCAG AGTTGATGCTTTTGGGATTCATCTCCTTGTTGCTGACTGTTCTCCAAAAGCCTATTGCCAAAATTTGTATCCCTAAAGGTGCTGCTGATACTTTTCTTCCTTGCCAAAGCTTGACAATTGATGATGAGCAGGAGGAACCAAAATGTGAACAACAG GGAAAGAAATCTTTGATGTCTGAAGCAGGTGTCCAGCAGCTCCAGCTCTTAATATTTGCTCTGGCTTTCTTCCATATTCTTTCTTGTTTCCTCACCTTCAGTCTTGGAACGCTTAAG ATGAGAAGATGGAAACTTTGGGAGGCAGAAACAAGAACCTTAGATTATCAATTTTCATATGGTAAGCTGTTACATAATTCATGTCGC GCACATTTTGCTGAAGGAACAGAGTTTGATTTCCAGAAGTATATAAGAAGAGCTTTAGATAAAGATTTTAAAGTGGTGGTGGGAATTAG CCCGTGGATTTGGACATTCTCAGTACTCTTCATATTCTTCAATGCATATG TGTTCCACAGCACCTATTGGCTTCCTTTCATTCCTTTAGTG ATGTTGCTGCTGGTAGGAACAAAGCTACAGGGCATTATCACAAAAATGTGCTTAGACAGCAATTATAAGTCAAGTGTTGTTAGAGGAAACTTAATGGCTAGACCTGATGATCAATTCTTTTGGTTTGGGAAACCCAAATTGCTTCTCCATCTCATGCACTTCtggcct aTCATCCTCTTTCAG AACTCGTTTCAGTTGGCATTCTTTACATGGACCACG TACAAATATGGGCTAAATTCTTGCTTCCACCGAAAAACAGTAGACATTGCCACAAGGCTTGTCATGGGAGTGTTGGTTTATTTCCTCTGTGGATATGTCACATTACCTTTATATGCTCTCGTCACTCAG ATGGGAACCAAAATAACAAATAGTGTTTTGACTGATGGAATGATAAGAGGGCTAAGAAGATGGCAAGCAAAAGCAAAGAAGAAGTTGGCTATAAGGAACAATTACTTGACACAACATTCTTTGGATGTTTCTCCATCATTGTTTGGTAGTCCTGATAATTCATTGTCTTTAGATATTTCACCATCTTTTAGAACTTCTCTGGATGGTTCCGCATTAACCGAAACTGTAAATGATGAAGACATTGTAGCTGAGAGACAACTTCAGCAGCACAGAAAGCTAGGATCTTTTAATGGTTTTCAGTCAAGTAAATTTAGCGAACAACACTAG